TCATTGAAATGTCAATTAGTAATTGATAAGACATTAAAGTGCATAAATTTCGGAGCCATATTAACATATGAAAGAATTCGACAGGCTTATGGCAATAATGGAAAGGCTCAGGGCGCCGGGCGGCTGTCCCTGGGATGCCGAGCAGACACATGAAAGCATTGCAAGGTGCGCGGTCGAAGAGGCTTATGAACTTGTTGATGCAATCTCGGAAAGAAACCCCGGACATATAAAGGAAGAACTGGGAGACATGCTGCTTCAGGTGGTGTTTCACTCGGTGATGGCTGCTCAGGCTGGCGATTTCACGATTGAAGACGTTATCAAAGGCATCTCGGATAAGCTTGTTCACCGCCACCCCCATGTTTTTGGAGATGCTGTCGCGGATACCGCCCAAGACGTCAAACTTTCGTGGGAAAAATTGAAGAAAGAGGAGGAAGGCAAGAAAAAGCGCAGCCATGCGCTTGACGGGGTCCCCTCTGATCTGCCGTCTCTTCTTCTTGCAGGGAAGGCCGTGTCGCACCTCAGAAAAAGGGGGATGATTTCAGAGAACATCTCGGATCATGTAAAGGATATTAAAAAACAGCTCGATATTCTTGAAAACTGTGAATCGCCGGGTGAAATAATAGCCGGGATTTTATTTTCTGTTTCCGCGATTGCCCGTGAAATGGATATCGATACCGAAACGGAACTCAGAAAAAACATTCTGTCGAAATTTCAGCAGAAATAATTTCCGGTGTCCCGGAGAAACCTTAACACAAATAAACCTGCATTAACGAACGAAGGTGACTCTGCCGATAAAGATGAAAAGTCAGTACCGGGACAGAGGGGTCATGAAATGATAAAAAATACGGTCAAGGGTGTCATATGAAAAAAATTTACAGGTCAGTTCTATTTACCGTTATTTTATCTGTTGCACTGCTGACGGCATGCAGCAGTGTCAGCAGCAATACTGTCGGGACTTCGAAGGTCGTCGTTTTTTCCGATGTCCACTTCAATCCGTTCTATGACCAGACGCTCTTTGATACGCTTGTTGCTGCCGATGCAGCCCAGTGGAAAGGCATATTCGAGTCGTCAAGCATTTCAGAGCCATCCGCCTGGGGTGAAGACTCAAACTATCCGCTATTTGCGCAGGCCCTTTCGAGCATAAAGGAAAACTCATCATCGAGTTCGATCGCCATTTTCCCTGGAGACATTCTCGTTCATGATTTCGAAACGCAGTTCTACAAACTCTACGGCAGCGAGGATGAAGCGGCTATGAGGTTGTTTCTTTTAAAGACGGCGACGTTCTTTGCAATTGAGGTACGCGCTCACCTGGGAAGCATCCCTGTCATGTTCGCACTGGGAAATAACGACTCCTATGAAGGAGATTATAAAATTGAACCGGACAGCCGGTTTCTGAACGATACTGCCGAGCCGTTCTACAATTACTTTTTAAACGGTGTCATGGATCATGATTTCTTCAACAGCACATACAGAACAGGGGGATATTATTCGGCAGCGCCTCTGGGGCCGGACCTGCTTGTGATCACGCTCAACTCTATCTTCTTTTCACCGAAGGCCGCAGGAGGTACGGGAGA
This genomic window from Desulfomonilia bacterium contains:
- a CDS encoding metallophosphoesterase encodes the protein MKKIYRSVLFTVILSVALLTACSSVSSNTVGTSKVVVFSDVHFNPFYDQTLFDTLVAADAAQWKGIFESSSISEPSAWGEDSNYPLFAQALSSIKENSSSSSIAIFPGDILVHDFETQFYKLYGSEDEAAMRLFLLKTATFFAIEVRAHLGSIPVMFALGNNDSYEGDYKIEPDSRFLNDTAEPFYNYFLNGVMDHDFFNSTYRTGGYYSAAPLGPDLLVITLNSIFFSPKAAGGTGEAATAELDWFEKTLASAASSGKKVWIVTHIPVGANISSNRKLIDGGGQIDDAKMMWVDEYQTRFLNILSAYPDTVAMMFTGHTHMDEYRLPLGALQITQGISPVDGNNPAYKIFSFDEHSFSIKDYVSFNRDLSEPSGRFNSYYNFSSSYLLNDLLLDGYLDELLPLLKTDLSRQELYRRYYYSGHDGGNPITDANWPAYWCGIGEMSKEGYMDCVNSYGQ
- a CDS encoding MazG family protein, translated to MKEFDRLMAIMERLRAPGGCPWDAEQTHESIARCAVEEAYELVDAISERNPGHIKEELGDMLLQVVFHSVMAAQAGDFTIEDVIKGISDKLVHRHPHVFGDAVADTAQDVKLSWEKLKKEEEGKKKRSHALDGVPSDLPSLLLAGKAVSHLRKRGMISENISDHVKDIKKQLDILENCESPGEIIAGILFSVSAIAREMDIDTETELRKNILSKFQQK